The following nucleotide sequence is from uncultured Draconibacterium sp..
TGCTTTTCCCTCAATATTCACTATAATTGCATACCTAATTCAACAAGATGAACCGTATATTATTTTCTGCAATTATTTTCGCAGTCTTTGCATTTTCATGTAAACAAGAAACAACAACTGAAGATTTTTCAGCTTATGTAAATCCGTATATCGGAAGTGATTATCATGGCCATGTTTTTGTTGGCGCCAACGTTCCCTTTGGTGCCGTACAGCTTGGGCCAAATAATGCGCAGGAAACCTGGGACTGGTGCTCAGGCTATCATTATTCCGATTCGCTTCTGATTGGTTTTGCACACACCCATTTAAGCGGAACCGGAATTGGCGATTTGGGCGATTTGCTCTATATGCCCGTTTCCGATGAATTTAACTACGCACAGGAATCAAACAAAGCTTATCCCTGGAGTGCCCTTTATACGCACGACGATGAACAGATTAGTCCCGGATATTACTCCATCAATATCAATAAATACAATGTTCAGGCAGAACTGACCGCCACCGAACGTGTTGGTTTTCAGAAATACAATTTTAATGCTCCCGGAAACTCTAAATTGATTATCGATCTTGCTTACGGAACCGGCTGGGATGCACTTACAAAAGCCGATCTTCAGCAGGAAGACAAGCAGAGAATTAGCGGATTTCGTTACTCAAAAGGTTGGGCAGCCGATCAAAAAGTTTATTTCCATACCGAGTTTTCGAAAGCTATCAAAACCTTAAAAATATTGCGTCAGAACAACAAAGGAATTAACACCGTTGAACTTGAATTTGAAGGTAACGGTGAGTTGTTGGTTAAAACGGCAATCTCACCGGTTAGTACCGATGGTGCTAAAAACAACCTAAGTACAGAACTTGCTGATTGGAATTTTGCAGCTACAAAACAAACAGCACGCGAAAAATGGAACACTGAGCTGAGCAAAATCAAAATTGAAACGACTTCACCATCTGCCAAAACAACATTTTATACGGCCTTGTACCATACCATGATCGCACCATCGTTGTTCGACGATGTTAACGGCGATTACCGTGGTGCCGATGGTAAAAACTACACTAATCCGGGTTACGATACCTACACCACTTTTTCGTTATGGGATACTTACCGCGCTGCACACCCGCTGTTTACACTGGTTCAGCCTGAACGTGTAAACGACATGGTAAACACGATGTTGAGCATTTACGAACAACAGGGCAAACTTCCGGTGTGGCATTTACACGGCAATGAGACCAACACCATGGTGGGAAACCACGCCATTCCGGTAATTGCTGATGCTTTACTAAAAGGATACACCGGTTTTGATGCGGAGATAGCTTTTGAAGCCGTAAAATCAACTATGCTGATGGATGAACGCGGCCTGAACTTCATAAAAGAAAAAGGTTATATCCCGGCTGATTCAACAGTCGAATCGGTTGCAATGGCGCTTGAATATGCTATTGACGACTGGTGCGTGGCAGCTATGGCAAAGAAACTGGGGAAATCCGAAGACTTTGAACTATTTGCCAAACGAGCAAAATATTACGAAAACTATTTCAATAAAGAAACCGGTTTTATGCGTGGACGAATAGCTGACGATAGCTGGCGTACTCCTTTCAACCCGGTTCACTCTGAGCATCGTGCCGACGATTTTTGCGAAGGTAACGCCTGGCAATATACGTGGCTGGTTCCGCATGACATTAATGGATTGATCGGTCTTTTCGAAAGCGAATCCGCGTTTACAAAAAAACTGGATGAGCTTTTTACTACCGAAGAAACATTAAACGAAGGGGCATCGAGCGACATTTCAGGTTTGATTGGTATGTATGCCCACGGAAACGAGCCGGGGCATCACATTCCTTACATGTACGCGTTTGCAGGCCAGCAATGGAAAACCGCCGAAAAGGTGAATTTCATTATGAATGAAATGTATACCGACCAAC
It contains:
- a CDS encoding GH92 family glycosyl hydrolase, yielding MNRILFSAIIFAVFAFSCKQETTTEDFSAYVNPYIGSDYHGHVFVGANVPFGAVQLGPNNAQETWDWCSGYHYSDSLLIGFAHTHLSGTGIGDLGDLLYMPVSDEFNYAQESNKAYPWSALYTHDDEQISPGYYSININKYNVQAELTATERVGFQKYNFNAPGNSKLIIDLAYGTGWDALTKADLQQEDKQRISGFRYSKGWAADQKVYFHTEFSKAIKTLKILRQNNKGINTVELEFEGNGELLVKTAISPVSTDGAKNNLSTELADWNFAATKQTAREKWNTELSKIKIETTSPSAKTTFYTALYHTMIAPSLFDDVNGDYRGADGKNYTNPGYDTYTTFSLWDTYRAAHPLFTLVQPERVNDMVNTMLSIYEQQGKLPVWHLHGNETNTMVGNHAIPVIADALLKGYTGFDAEIAFEAVKSTMLMDERGLNFIKEKGYIPADSTVESVAMALEYAIDDWCVAAMAKKLGKSEDFELFAKRAKYYENYFNKETGFMRGRIADDSWRTPFNPVHSEHRADDFCEGNAWQYTWLVPHDINGLIGLFESESAFTKKLDELFTTEETLNEGASSDISGLIGMYAHGNEPGHHIPYMYAFAGQQWKTAEKVNFIMNEMYTDQPDGLCGNEDCGQMSAWYVFSSLGFYPVNPANGVYVFGSPLFESAAIELPGDKLFQVKATNLNKTNIYIDSVTLNGEPYEKSYITHADVVKGGVLEFTMTASPNKNFGQAEDSRPKSGYK